The genomic segment CCCCTGCTTCTCGGCGATGCCGCGCACCACGAACATCCAGACCAGCACGAACACCACCATCGGCACGATCCAGGACAACAGATCGCGCAGCCACGTGCTTTCCGGCTGGCCGGTCACCTTGACGCCGTACTGGGAGAGATCCTTGGCGAATTCGGGGTCGATGCGGAGCGCGATGAACTGGCGCCGACCGCTCGGCAGCGGCGTTTTCAGCGTGCCGTGCAGGTGGCGCTCGCCGACGAAGATTTCCTCGATCTGGCCCTGGCGCAGCAGGGTCTCGAATTCGCTGTAGGGGATGGTCTCGACCCGGCGCGCGTCCGACCACAGGCTTTGCAGCACCAGGACGGCCGCCAGCGCGAACAGCGCGTACCAGAGATTGACCTGGGTTTTACGGTCCATCGGGATAGTTCCACCTTCTCCCTAAGATGGCCGTTAACCGACCGTTAACCAAGGGGGATTAGGGTAACGGCCATGGCCGAAACCCCCGCCATCGGCGCCCCGCGCGTCACTTTTCCCGAAGCCCAGCTTCGCAGCCAGCGGACCGTGACCGAGGTCCGCGTCCGCGCCGCGTTCCTCAACCAGGACGACAGCGCCGAAGCCCGGGCCGCGCTGAACAGGCTTTCCCGGCTGCTCGATTCCGGCGTGCCGCTCAAGCCCAACGCGCCGCGCGGCTTCTATCTCAACTTCACCATTTAAGTGATTCGGCGCGCGCTCGCCGCCCTGGTGCTGCTTGTCCCGGCGCGCGTCGGGGCGGCCGATCTTACCGTCGAGATTCGGGACCTGCGCTCGGACCGGGGCGAGGTCCGGGTCGGGCTGTTCGACGACGCGCGCACCTTCGCCACCGACGCGGGCAAGATCGCCGAAATCGTGCTGAAGCCCGCGGACGGCGTCGCCAAGGGTGCCTTCGCGAACCTCGCCCCCGGCACCTACGCCATCGCCGCCTATCACGACGAAAATTCCAACCGGTCCTTCGACAAGGGCCTGTTCGGCTGGCCGCTGGAAGGCTACGGCTTTTCCAACGACGCGCCGGTGTTTCTCGGCGCGCCGCCGTTTGCGCGCGCCGCCTTTCCGGTCGCGGCCGAGGGCGCGCGCGTGGTTTTTCGCATGGTCTACTGGTAATGTCCGGTTCATGACCCGCCCCGACGCACCCGATTCCGCCCGCGCGACCCTGGAAAAGCTGCTCGGCATGCCGCTCGCCGAGGGCTTCGTCGAGGAAGCCGCCGGCCTCGCCCGCGCCGTCGCCGACACCGCGCGCCAGGCGGCCGCCGCGCTGCCGCCCGAGGCGCGCGATCCGACCGGGTTCCTCGACACGCTCGAATCGCTCGGCCCGCCCGAAAAGAAAGAATAACCCCAGGAACAACCAACGTGGCCGACGAAACGATCGCCGACCTGTCGCTGGCCGAGGTCGCGGACGCCATCCGCGCCAAGCGGATCACGTCCGTCGAGGCGACCGAGGCGGCGCTCGCGCGCCTCAAGCGATTCGGCGGGCCGGACCGGCTCAACTGCCTCGCCGGCCTCGACGAAGAGGACGCGCTCCGCCAGGCCAAGGCGGCCGACGCCGATCTCGCCAAGGGCCGCGCGCGCGGGTTCCTGCACGGCGTGCCGCTCGCCCACAAGGACATGTATTTCCGCGCCGGAAGACCGAGCGGGTGCGGCTCGCGCTTTCTCAACGATGTTCCGGCCCGAACGACGGCGGCGGCGCTGGAGCGCCTGGATGCCGCCGGCGCGATCGAGATCGCGCGCCTCGCCATGGTCGAATTCGCCCTCGGACTCACCGGCCATAACGTCGTCGTCGGCACGCCGCGCAACCCGTGGAATCCCGCGCACATCACCGGCGGGTCCTCCAGCGGCGCGGCGGCGGCGGTCGCCGCGCGGCTGGTCTACGGCGCGCTCGGCTCGGATACCGGCGGCTCGATCCGCTTTCCGGCGGCGGCCTGCGGCATCGTCGGCCTCAAGCCGACCCTCGGCCGGGTCAGCCGCTACGGCGCGCTGGCGCTGTCGTTTTCCCTCGACACCGTCGGCCCGCTTGCCCGCACCGTGACCGACTGCGCGCTGATCTATGACGCCATCGCCGGGTTCGATCCGCGCGATCCGGGATCGAGCCGGCGCGCGCCCGAGCCGACCGTGCCCCGCCTCGAAGGCGGCGTCCGGGGCCTGCGCGTCGGCGTGCCCACGTCCTACTTCTACGATCCGCTGACGCCGGAAATGACCAAGCTGGTGCAAGCCAGCCTCGAGGTGTTCCGGGCCGAAGGCGCGCAAGTGATCGAGGTCGACATTCCCGACATCGCCGCCGCCAATCCGCTCACGCTCCTGATCACCGCGACCGAGGGCGCGGCCGCCCACGGCCGCCAGCTCCCGGACCACGCCCGCGACTACGGCCCCCAGACGCTCGCGCGACTCGCGGCCGGGTTGCTGGTTCCGGCGAGCGCGTACATCGAGGCGCTCGCCTGGCGGAAGGCGTTGGTGCGCGCCTTCTGCAAGGCGGTTTTCGAACGCTGCGACGTGCTGCACGTGCCGGTCATGGTCGCCTCCCCGCCGACCATCGCCGAATCGGACGTCGGCGCCAATCCCGGCTTCGCCCGCCAGATGACGGCCATGGGCCATTGCACCCGGCCGTTCAATTTCCTGGCGCTGCCGTCGATTTCGGTGCCGTGCGGGTTCGCCGCCAACGGCTTGCCGGCGGCGTTCCAGTTGGCGGCGCGCCCGTTCGCGGAAAGCACGCTGCTGCGCGCGTCGCGCGCCTACGAGCGCGCGACCGATTGGCACCGCCAGGCGCCCGCGCTGTAAGCGGGAAACCCGCGCCCGCGCCGGAAGATGGCCGGGCAAGCACGCGCCAAAACGACCATAAGCCTTTGATCAATATAGAATATTCAGATGAGCGCCATTTCGTCGGCGCGCGCCGGACAGATTCCG from the Rhodospirillales bacterium genome contains:
- a CDS encoding DUF2141 domain-containing protein; translated protein: MIRRALAALVLLVPARVGAADLTVEIRDLRSDRGEVRVGLFDDARTFATDAGKIAEIVLKPADGVAKGAFANLAPGTYAIAAYHDENSNRSFDKGLFGWPLEGYGFSNDAPVFLGAPPFARAAFPVAAEGARVVFRMVYW
- a CDS encoding amidase codes for the protein MADETIADLSLAEVADAIRAKRITSVEATEAALARLKRFGGPDRLNCLAGLDEEDALRQAKAADADLAKGRARGFLHGVPLAHKDMYFRAGRPSGCGSRFLNDVPARTTAAALERLDAAGAIEIARLAMVEFALGLTGHNVVVGTPRNPWNPAHITGGSSSGAAAAVAARLVYGALGSDTGGSIRFPAAACGIVGLKPTLGRVSRYGALALSFSLDTVGPLARTVTDCALIYDAIAGFDPRDPGSSRRAPEPTVPRLEGGVRGLRVGVPTSYFYDPLTPEMTKLVQASLEVFRAEGAQVIEVDIPDIAAANPLTLLITATEGAAAHGRQLPDHARDYGPQTLARLAAGLLVPASAYIEALAWRKALVRAFCKAVFERCDVLHVPVMVASPPTIAESDVGANPGFARQMTAMGHCTRPFNFLALPSISVPCGFAANGLPAAFQLAARPFAESTLLRASRAYERATDWHRQAPAL